The region cctacacacacacacacacacacacacacacacacacacacatttttaaaaagtgtCACAGCTGACAAGTCAAATATAGTCATTTGTGAAATCCCATTGGTTAGACAGTGAGGGAACATCCTGTCTTCAGCTAGATCAAGTCTCATTTAAAGTGACATCTAAGATGGAGCAGTCTGCAGGGTTCTGGTTGTCATGGCAATGTGACTCACCTGAATCTCCTCCTCGTACATCTTCATGCTGAGGTCACTCTTGGTCCGCGACCTCCGACCCAGATACACCAGAGACgagctctacacacacacacgtgtctaTATTTGTAAGAGTGTAGGACGGTGTTTGTGCGTGTATTTGCGAGTGTAGGTCTGTGTGTTCTCACCCCACTGCGGTCCATGGCCAGCAGTACTCCCTGTAGAGAGTTAAGTGAGGAGAGCCCTGGACACGTCTTCTTATAAAGCTCCAGAGTGGCCAACGCCTCATCACGACTCACCTCTGCCTCAAACACTATACCGTTCTCATctacaccacacaaacacaccatctTTATACACACATTTCAAACCCTATACCGTTCTCATctacaccacacaaacacaccatctTTATACACACATTTCAAACCCTATACCGTTCTCATctacaccacacaaacacaccatctTTATACACACATTTCAAACACTATACCGTTCTCATctacaccacacaaacacaccatctTTATACACACATTTCAAACCCTATACTGTTCTCATCTACAACACACcatctttacacacacacacacacaactcatctACACCACAAACACACCATCTTTACACACAcatctttacacacacacacacacacacacactctcacaccacacactacactgtTCTCATCTACACCACAAACACACCATCTTTACACACACATCTCAAGCACTACACCATTCTCATCTTACTTTGACCGTTCACTCGCGCACACACAGACTTACCCTCAGGATCTAACAGTGGTTCTTTGTTCTTCCGGCTGTAGTTCATACGGAACACAAACGCATCCAGGATGAAGGCAACGATGATGGTCATCACCAcctagagaggacagagggaaatTATTACACACGCTAGTTCACACAAAAACAAGCATACACTACCGGTCCAAAGTTTAGGGTAActtaaatgtccttgttttttaaagaaaagcacaatttttgtctattaaaataacataaaattgatcagaaaaccatgtagacattgttaatgttgtaaatgactattgtagctggaaacggctgatttttaatggaatatctacagaggcccattatcagcaaccatcactcctgtgttccaatggcacattctgttagctaatccaaatttataatttaaaaaaggctaattgatcattagaaaacccttttgcaattatgttagcacagctgaaactgttgtcctgattaaagaagcaagaCAACTCTCcttttttagactagttgagtatctggagcatcagcatttgtgggttcaattacaggctcaaaatggccaggaaCAAAGAggtttcttctgaaactcgtcagtctattcttgttctcagAAAGAAagactattccatgcgagaaatttccaagaaacggaagatctcgtacaacactgtactattcccttcacagaacagcgcaaactgactctaaccagaatagaaagaggagtgggaggccccggtgcacaactgagcaagaggacaagtacattagagtgtctagtttgagaaacagacgccttacAAGTCCTCAAATGGCCGCTTCATTAAAAagtatccgcaaaacaccagcctcaatgtcatcagtgaagaggcgactccggaatgctggccttctaggcagagttgcaaaaaaaagacatatctcagactggccaataaaaataaaagattaagatgggcaaaggaacacagacactggacagagggcCTCTGTCtcaaaggccagcatcccggagttgcctcttcactgttgactttgagactggtgtttgccggtactatttaatgaagctgccagttgaggacttgtgaggtgtcagTTTCTCATACTAGACACTAAtctacttgtcctcttgctcagttgtgcaccggggcctcccactcctctttctattctggttagagacagtttgcgctgttctgtgaagggagtagtacacatcgttgtacaagatcttcagtttcttagcaatttctcacatggaatagccttcatttctgagAACAAGAATAAATTGACGATTATCAGAAAAAAGTTAttagtttctggccattttgagcctataatcgaacccacaaatgctgatgctcctgatactcaactagtctaaaaaagGAGAGTTGtcttgcttctttaatcaggataacagtttcagctgtgctaacataattgcaaaagggttttcctatgatcaattagccttttaaaatgatcaacttggattagctaacacaacgtgccattgaaacacaggaatgatggttgctgataatgggcctctgtacccctatgtagatattccattaaaaatcagccgtttccagctacaatagtcatttacaacattaacaatgtctacactgtatttctaattaatttgatgttattgtaaattgacattttttttgtgcttatctttaaaaaacaaggacatttcgaagTAACCCCAAACtcttgaacggtagtgtacgtgcacacacagacaaaacCGGTCTCACCATGGTGACGATGTAGAAGGTCATGAAGTAGAGGCGGCTCCAGTGAGTGGTCATGGATGTCACTCCTTCCTGTAGGGTAGGGGACAGCAGCTGTCAATCAACCTCAGCAACCAATCACAACGCTGGACAAGCTTGACAGTCAGGCAGCAGCAGAAGTTTAATCAGATAGGCAGCATTCATTGTAAGGACGAACAGAGTATTACCATGGTGATGTACCAGTTGTTTACCACAGTCAGCTCAAACAGAGTCACTgcagagaagagatggagagagatcctgaattccaaatcaatccctagcactttattacactgaacaaaaatataaaacacaacatgtaaagtgttggtcccatgcatcatgagctgaaaaaaaaccTGCACGAAAAGCTTAATTAGcttagattttgtgcacaaatgtgtttacattcctgtgagcatttcttctttgccaagatgatccatccacctgacaggtgtggaatatcaataagctgattaaacagcatggtcattacacaggtgcaccttgtgctggggacaataaaaggcctctctaaaatgtgcagtttgtcacacaacacaatgccacagatgtctcaagttgagggagcgtgcaattggcaagcTGACTGCAGAAAAGttcaccagagttgttgccagagaaattaatgttaatttctctacaaaCTCgtattagagaatttggcagtacgtccaactggcctcccatccgcagaccacatgtaatcaCTCCatcccaggacctctacatccggcttcttcacctgcgggattgtcttgACGGGAGTGGGGGGGGatctgaggagtatttctgtctgtaataaagcccctttgtggggaaaacattattctgattggctgggcctggctaccaagtgggtgggcctatgcccttcaAGGCCCATCTATGGCTGCAGCCCTGccgtcatgtaaaatccatagattagggcctaatgaatttatttcaaattGGGTTTCCatgtatgaactgtaactcagtaaaatctttgaaattgttgcatgttgtgtttatgtttttgttcagtattttttatttatttatttatatatatatatatatatttatttttttaaattttttatttatatatataatatataataaataaaaaaatatatataataaaaaaaataaataaaaaataaaaataaaaaatatatatatatatatatatatatatatatatatatatatatatatatatataaatacaaatttaaaatatatatatataaatatacataaataaataaatatacataaatatatattataaatataaAACAGGGAACTGCCTAGTATCGActactgtgtgtgcatgtgtttaccAAAGCTGCTGAGGATATTGTTGAAGTTGTTGAGATAGTAGTAGCCCTCGTCCAGCACCGTCCTGTTGCCTATGGTTACATTAATCTGCCTGTAGGAATCTGCCACTGTACTGGTACTGATAGGGGGGGTATGAGAGAGAAATagtgtagagcgagagagagagaaagagtaaagagagaaagagtagagagagagaggagtgagtgagaaatagagaaatagagtagagaggagagagcgagagcgagaaatAGAGTAGAGAGCGAGAaatagagtagagaggagagagtgagcgCGAGAGAGGAGTGAGCGAGaaatagagtagagagaggagtgagcgAGAAATAGCGTATATTATAAATATAAAAGAGGAactgagaggagtgagagggagtgagtATCGACTAAATAGAGtacagagaggagtgagagagagaggagtgatagagagagagagagaatagagagagagagagagagaggagtgtgtgtgcgtagatgagagagaaaaaggagtgtTTAGAAagctgctgaggagagagagagaaatagattgtTGAagttagagagaggagtgagagagaggagtgagaggagtgagaggagtgagagagagagggaggagtgagagagaggagagagaggagagagcgagcaagaaATAGAGtacagagaggagtgagagagaggagtgatagagagagagagagagagagagagggagtgatagagagagagagagagaggagtgagagagaggagtgatagagagagagaggagtgagagaaatagcgtagagagagtagagagagaaaaaggagtgagcgagcgagaaatagagtagagagaggagtgagcgAGCAAGAAATAGagtagagaggagtgagagaggagtgagaggagagagaggagagagagagaagtgagagagaagtgagagaagtgagagagaggagagagagaagtgagagagaggagagagaagtgagagagaggagagagagagtgatagagaggagagagaggagagagaaagagagagggaggagtgagagagttgagagagagagagagagagagagagagtgagagaaatagcgtgagagtagagagagaaaaaaaggagtgagcgagcgagaaatagagtagagagtagagcaagaaatagagtagagagaggagtgagcgAGCAAGAAATAGAGTAGAGAGGAGTGAGCGAGCAAGAAATAGAGTAGAGAGGAGTGAGCGAGCaagaaatagaggagaggagtgagagaggagtgagaggagagagaggagagagaggagagagagagaagtgagagagaagtgagagaagtgagagagaggagagagagaagtgagagagaggagagagagaagagagagagaggagagagagaagtgagagagaggagagagaggagtgatagagaggagagagaggagagagaaagagagagggaggagtgagagagaggagtgagagaggagtgatagagagagagagagagagaggagtgagagaaatagcgtagagagagtagagagaaaaaggagtgagcgagcgagaaatagagtagagagaggagtgagcgaagtgagagagaggagagagagaagtgagagagaggagagagcgagcaagaaatagagtagagagaggagtgagagaagtgagagagaggagagagagaagtgagagagaggagagagagaagtgagagagaggagagagagaagtgagagagaggagagagaggagtgatagagaggagagagaggagagagaaagagagagggaggagtgagagagagggaggagtgagagagaggagtgatagagagagagagagagagagagaggagtgagagaaatagcgtagagagagtagagagagaaaaaggagtgagcgagcgagaaatagagtagagagaggagtgagcgaagtgagagagaggagagagaaagtgagagagagagagagagcgagcaagaaaTAGAGTAGagtgagagaagtgagagagaggagagagcgaagtgagagagaggagagagcgagcaagaaatagtagagagaggagagaaagtgagagagaggagagagagagagtgagagagaggagagagagtgagagagaggagagagaggagagatagagaggagagagaggagagagaaagagagagggaggagtgagagagagggaggagtgagagagaggagtgatagagagagagagagagagagagtgatagagagagagagagagagagagaggagtgagagaaatagcgtagagagaggagagagagaaaaaggagtgagcgagcgagaaatagagtagagagaggagtgagcgAGCAAGaaatagagtagagagaggagtgagcgAGCAAGaaatagagtagagagaggagtgagcgAGCAAGaaatagagtagagagaggagtgagcgAGCAAGaaatagagtagagagaggagtgagcgAGCAAGaaatagagtagagagaggagtgagcgaagtgagagagaggagagagagaagtgagagagaggagagagcgagcaagaaatagagtagagagaggagtgagagaagtgagagagaggagagagcgaagtgagagagaggagagagcgagcaagaaatagagtagagagaggagtgagagaagtgagagagaggagtgagagagagagagagtgagagagaggagagagagagtgagagagaggaggagagagagtgagagaggagaggaggagagagagaaagagagggaggagagaggaggagtgatagagagggaggagtgagagagaggagtgatagagagagagagagtgagatagagagcaagaagagagagaggagtagagagaaatagcgtagagagagtagagagagaaaaaggagtacGAGCGAGaaatagagtagagagaggagtgagcgAGAGCAAGAAATagagtagagagggagtgagagtgagagagagagagagaagtgagagagaggagagagcaagaaATAGagtagagaggagtgagagagtgagagagaggagagagcgaagtgagagagaggagagagcgagcaagaaatagagtagagagaggagtgagagaagtgagagaggagagagagagaagtgaggaagtgagagagagagtgagagagaggagagagagagagagatagagaggagagagagagagagagaaagagaggggaggagtgagagagaggagtgatagagagagaggagagagagaggagtgatagagagagagagagagagagggagtgatagagagagagagagagagagagtagagagagaagaagagtagaGAGTGAGCGAGAAAAAGGAGTGAGCGAGAAATAGAGTAGAGAGGTGAGCGAGCAAGaaatagagtagagagaggagtgagcgAGCAAGaaatagagtagagagaggagtgagcgAGCAAGaaatagagtagagagaggagtgagcgAGCAAGaaatagagtagagagaggagtgagcgAGCAAGaaatagagtagagagaggagtgagcgAGCAAGaaatagagtagagagaggagtgagcgAGCAAGAAATAGAGTAGAGAGGAGTGAGCGAGCAAGaaatagagtagagagaggagtgagcgAGCAAGaaatagagtagagagaggagtgagcgAGCAAGaaatagagtagagagaggagtgagcgAGCAAGaaatagagtagagagaggagtgagcgAGCAAGaaatagagtagagagaggagtgagcgAGCAAGAAATAGagtagagaggagtgagagaggagtgagaggagagagaggagagaagtgagagagaagtgagagaagtgagagagaggagagagagaagtgagagagaggagagagagaagtgagagagaggagagagagaagtgagagagaggagagagaggagtgatagagaggagagagaggagagagaaagagagagggaggagtgagagagagggaggagtgagagagagaaatagagtagagagaaatagagtagagagagtagtgagagagagaaagagagtagagaggagtgagagagaaatagagtagataaagagagaatagagagagaaataacataACTGAAACCCATGTGAACCAAGATAGCCATCTTGTAGTCATATTACTAGAGCTCCAATATCCTTGTAGAATTCATAGTCTGTGGTAGGGTCTGCCTCGAACAACGTGTCAGGGTAGACTTACGGGTTGGTGTGTGGAGTGTATGAGGAAACTGTGTgtatgaggagtgtgtgtgtgactcacttgCAGCAGTTAGGGTAAACTACATCAGCGAAGAACTCCATCCCCACGATGGCAAAGGAGTAGTAGAAGATAATCAGTGTCAGCCCCagactgagaacacacacacacacacacacacacacacacaaaggttcTTATTAAAAGTCTCATACCTGCCTTGTATGTAAATATAGTGGGTTATGGTTCAGAGGTCAGGAAGTAAAGGCGTTACCTTGCCATCCTTGGGAAGAGTTCAAACATGGTGTCCAACACATTGCGATACCTCTGCTTTATCTTAAACAACCTGAgcgagaaaacacacacacttacaagcGGAGTGCACACACTTATACGTGATGATCAATACAATATTTACAAAATCTACATATAACATGCATCTAACAAAATACCCCTGAAAACATAGATGTGTGTTGTCATAGTAACCCACCTGAGTAGCTGCAGCGGTCTGAGCACCACAATGAAGTAGAAGGGCTCCATGTCGAAGGCCAGAGTAATCAAGCCCAGAAAGGCAAACACAGTCACAGAGAAGTCAAACCTGGTGAGGCGAACACAGAGACACTGATGGCTACTAGGCTACTAGATAATCACAGTGGACATGCTAATGGTTGAGGGTAAGTTGTTAGGGTTTAATGGTCGGTACTCACAGGTTCCAGCCAGAGCTGAAGTAGGCCAACGGCCCCAAGCCTGTTATCttcaacaacacctccacccCATAGActagagattgagaaagagagagagggggagtacaaATGTGTGTTCTCACTAGTGACAAAGAGGaggtggctctgtgtgtgtgtgtgtgagagtgtgttctTACTCGTGAGGAAGACGATGTAGCTCCAGGGAACCATTCTGGACCAGGAGAAGCCACCTGCAGGGGGAGGGGCCAGGACAGAGATCAGAAACAACCTTACAGATTGAGTCTAGTCCTGAACTAAAAAGCATGCTCAATAGAGAATCTGCATTAAATGTACTTTATAGTTTGGGAATAGGTTTAGTTACTATTCAACATGTAGATCCCTACTAAGACTCTTACTATTCAACATGTATGTCTCTACTAAAACTCTTACTATTCAACATGTAGGTCTCTACTAAGACTCCTACTAATCAACATGTAGGTCCCTACTAAGACTCTTACTATTCAACATGTAGGTCCCTACTAAGACTCTTACTATTCAACATGTAGGTCCCTACTAAGACTCTTACTATTCAACATGTAGGTCCCTACTAAGACTCTTACTATTCAACATGTAGGTCCCTACTAAGACTCTTACTATTCAACATGTAGGTCTCTACTAAGATCCACACTCCGTTAACGGCCACCACCacatctagagaggagagagaggagagttaggctGTCCTAGAGTAAGACTTGTCATAGGATGACAAGATAATAGTACTATAAACTACTAATAATGGATGTCCACTTACACATGGTATACTGGAAGGCTTTAGACTTGACCAGCAGGTTGATGCCTGTTAGAAACATAAACAGAAGGAGGTCAGTCAGTCGGAGTCACCCCAGATAAGAGGAACACAGCATTAGATGGATGGAAGATAGAAGGGAAAAAGTAAGAATCACCTTTGAAGATAAGAAAAGTAGTGTGTGGAAGATCATCAAACCAGTGTTCCCCGCTCCGCCGTGCCTACAGagtacaatcacacacacaaacgccacagagaggtgtgtatacaggtacaggtatcCACACAGAGAAATGGGATAATTGTGTGAGTGGGTGTTGTCATGACTCTCTCCTGGGTGAGGATCAAAGGTTCCAGATCAGCTTGGCAAATAGCTGACAGATAGCCAGGGGGAGAGGTGCCGGTTTTGAAACCTTAACACCCGGTCATATATTGTATGCCGCAAAAGGGTCTTTCCTGCCCTGCAGTATTGGGAAAGAAATGTGCTTTGTGTAGAGAGACTTTGGCCTTCAAAACCTTTTTGTCCAGAAAGTGAAAATGGGAACAATATTTATAAGATAGGAATGGTCAGTGGGAATCTAAAGAATAATCATGTCATAATGTTTATTATTTTGCAATGTCATTAAGGATGATATAACGAAATAACTAACTCGGAAAGGGTACACATTCTATTTGTCAAGTTTACATCTagatgttaataataataataatataatatatgccatttagcagacgcttttatccaaagcgacttacattctacgtatgggtggtcccgggaatcgaacccactaccctggcgttacaagcgccatgctctaccaactgagctacagaaggaccacatgttgTATAAAACATATGATTAAGTATGAGAGTATTTTGGTTAAGTTATAAATGTCTTCTAAATTAGATAATTGTTTTTCATAACTTTTACCTAGTCAGTAACCACACCCATGTGAGCACAGACATTGTGTCGGCGTGATGGAACACCCCCTTTTTACCTGAGTATAAAAGCCTTGGTAACAAAATTTACATTCAGACTAGACAGTGTGGAGCGGTGGCTACAAGGCTGAAAATGGTTAGGCCAAAAGACGTGACACCATGGTCCACACATTGAAATGGTTGGAAACTCTGAAATCCAACACGAAGTGAGAAGATAACCCCCACTACAAGACCAGAAACATTCTGCAGCTGTGCATGTAAAAGTGGTCCTAGAACTTGAGGTGGGAAGGAAGAATCCCATCTCAGACAACCATTGGTGCAACTGAACTATCTATTCTAACAAACACTTCACTATCAGAGAAGCTCTACAACCAAAGACATttgacctctggtggacaaccaaAGCCTTACATCAAGCCACAACCCATAGACGGATCGATTGGTTTcaacagagagacgacagagaaagACATCTACGTGTAAATATATACATTGCATTTCTTATCCGAATGAGCGGTGGTTCATGTGCAAAGTATTACTATTCCTTTGAGCGTAGGTTCCAATGTATCCAAGTGTTATGTCTCTCCCGCTCTTTACCTACCCCACCCTCTCCATATGTGTAACAAGCCATCATGTCttgtcagtccactagggacttttatCTCATGTAAATGTGTATGtgtattctgtgttattatttatttagtaaataaatgattcaGTTCTACCCCAATTGATTTAATCAGAAAATGCTGGAGTTCTTGCAGATTCAAGAGGTCTAcgacattcagaatgagactgatgtgAGGTAATGATTAATAAGTGGCTGTTATTGATGTAAGAGATATCTATATATCTTTCGAGTTTAAATCAGGAGATAACTCTTCCCACGGTGCCCCAAATTTcgaatgagttaattgttacatttgAGTAACAATTAAACAGTTAATTGATAAGATAAATCATAGTCATCAGATTAATAGTAATCACGTCACGACAGTGTGTTAGGCTTACCTTCCATTTGAGACCGATGACTTCATAGAACTTATAAAAGTCATCCAGGCTGCAACAGAACAACACAAAGACTTCTTTAAAACAACAacacttacagtatgtgtgtgtttgcttgtgatGTTTgcatgagtgtatgtgtgtgtgtgttacctgagcatGGGTGCTCCTGCAGTGTTGAGGGCCTTGTATGTGAGGAAGCGGTCTCTGGATGACATACGAGGTCTATAGAAACGCATCAGACCATCGAACTGTTTAAGAGACACACCCATTGGCCTCTGGGGAGACAACACACACGAAATGCAACAGTTATACATAGGTTACCACAGCTTACAGACACTTTAGGTGGGGgctaaacgtgtgtgtgtgtgtgcatgtacctGTCTGCTGACCAAAAGTTGGAAGGCATGGTCGATAGCAGAGCGTTTGTGAAGCAGCAGAGATTTAAACTTCATCTTCTCAACACCGTTAAACGTATCGAACACCACCGCCAGGAGctgcaacacacacagtgttataCCATGGCCATAGGGTGCACAGGTGGGAAACAAcatattgtgtgtctgtgtgtataccaAGTTCATGATGAAGTAAAGTTCTATGGAGAGGTAGACAATGAAGAAGACACAGGACCAGCGGTTGCGAGAGTACGCTGGCATCATCACATCTGGGAAGCTAGAGGAAACAGGACACACCAGAAGTCTCATAAGGCTCTATATTGTCTTGAGAGTGCAAAACAACCTCCTCAGGCACTATGCTGTCTTgagtaattaaaaaaaaaaaattattttacctttatttaagtcagttaagaacaaattcctattttcaatgacggcctaggaacagtgggttaactgcctgttcaggggcagaacgacagatttgtaccttgtcagctcggggatttgaacttgcaaccttccggttactagtccaacactctaaccactaggctaccctgccgccccagtaatACAACCCCCTCAGGCACTATGCTGTCTTGAGAGAGTAATACAACCCCCTCAGGCACTATGCTGTCTTGAGAGAGTAATACAACCCCCTCAGGCACTATGCTGTCTTGAGAGAGTAATACAACCCCCTCAGGC is a window of Oncorhynchus keta strain PuntledgeMale-10-30-2019 chromosome 25, Oket_V2, whole genome shotgun sequence DNA encoding:
- the tpcn1 gene encoding two pore channel protein 1 isoform X1 yields the protein MECSSVLVETAGIHDNSVELTLEESPALISSFCNELDCMDGGGGYDIVNNQVIATPGPPPNYRSHNASLQQSWEMNYQEAAIYLQEGENNDKFFTHPRNPKALAAYLFAHNHLFYMMELLTGVLLMVLSLCEAPAVPSLRLDVYVHATLELLALVMVAFELCMKLRWLGFHTFIRHKRTMVKTCVLLLQFVEAIVVLIRQTSHLRVTRALRPIFLVDCRYCGAVRRNLRQIFQSLPPFIDILLLLLFFMVIFAILGFCLFSPNTSDPYFNTLENSIVSLFVLVTTANFPDVMMPAYSRNRWSCVFFIVYLSIELYFIMNLLLAVVFDTFNGVEKMKFKSLLLHKRSAIDHAFQLLVSRQRPMGVSLKQFDGLMRFYRPRMSSRDRFLTYKALNTAGAPMLSLDDFYKFYEVIGLKWKARRSGEHWFDDLPHTTFLIFKGINLLVKSKAFQYTMYVVVAVNGVWILVETYMLNSGFSWSRMVPWSYIVFLTIYGVEVLLKITGLGPLAYFSSGWNLFDFSVTVFAFLGLITLAFDMEPFYFIVVLRPLQLLRLFKIKQRYRNVLDTMFELFPRMASLGLTLIIFYYSFAIVGMEFFADVVYPNCCNTSTVADSYRQINVTIGNRTVLDEGYYYLNNFNNILSSFVTLFELTVVNNWYITMEGVTSMTTHWSRLYFMTFYIVTMVVMTIIVAFILDAFVFRMNYSRKNKEPLLDPEDENGIVFEAEVSRDEALATLELYKKTCPGLSSLNSLQGVLLAMDRSGSSSLVYLGRRSRTKSDLSMKMYEEEIQEWYAEYSRDNLPQSDRSLVERELDIPPPCPERES
- the tpcn1 gene encoding two pore channel protein 1 isoform X2; this translates as MEDTDDDVPLILTWDDANSGLLSEETERGDENGGGGYDIVNNQVIATPGPPPNYRSHNASLQQSWEMNYQEAAIYLQEGENNDKFFTHPRNPKALAAYLFAHNHLFYMMELLTGVLLMVLSLCEAPAVPSLRLDVYVHATLELLALVMVAFELCMKLRWLGFHTFIRHKRTMVKTCVLLLQFVEAIVVLIRQTSHLRVTRALRPIFLVDCRYCGAVRRNLRQIFQSLPPFIDILLLLLFFMVIFAILGFCLFSPNTSDPYFNTLENSIVSLFVLVTTANFPDVMMPAYSRNRWSCVFFIVYLSIELYFIMNLLLAVVFDTFNGVEKMKFKSLLLHKRSAIDHAFQLLVSRQRPMGVSLKQFDGLMRFYRPRMSSRDRFLTYKALNTAGAPMLSLDDFYKFYEVIGLKWKARRSGEHWFDDLPHTTFLIFKGINLLVKSKAFQYTMYVVVAVNGVWILVETYMLNSGFSWSRMVPWSYIVFLTIYGVEVLLKITGLGPLAYFSSGWNLFDFSVTVFAFLGLITLAFDMEPFYFIVVLRPLQLLRLFKIKQRYRNVLDTMFELFPRMASLGLTLIIFYYSFAIVGMEFFADVVYPNCCNTSTVADSYRQINVTIGNRTVLDEGYYYLNNFNNILSSFVTLFELTVVNNWYITMEGVTSMTTHWSRLYFMTFYIVTMVVMTIIVAFILDAFVFRMNYSRKNKEPLLDPEDENGIVFEAEVSRDEALATLELYKKTCPGLSSLNSLQGVLLAMDRSGSSSLVYLGRRSRTKSDLSMKMYEEEIQEWYAEYSRDNLPQSDRSLVERELDIPPPCPERES
- the tpcn1 gene encoding two pore channel protein 1 isoform X5, which gives rise to MECSSVLVETAGIHDNSVELTLEESPALISSFCNELDCMDGGGGYDIVNNQVIATPGPPPNYRSHNASLQQSWEMNYQEAAIYLQEGENNDKFFTHPRNPKALAAYLFAHNHLFYMMELLTGVLLMVLSLCEAPAVPSLRLDVYVHATLELLALVMVAFELCMKLRWLGFHTFIRHKRTMVKTCVLLLQFVEAIVVLIRQTSHLRVTRALRPIFLVDCRYCGAVRRNLRQIFQSLPPFIDILLLLLFFMVIFAILGFCLFSPNTSDPYFNTLENSIVSLFVLVTTANFPDVMMPAYSRNRWSCVFFIVYLSIELYFIMNLLLAVVFDTFNGVEKMKFKSLLLHKRSAIDHAFQLLVSRQRPMGVSLKQFDGLMRFYRPRMSSRDRFLTYKALNTAGAPMLSLDDFYKFYEVIGLKWKARRSGEHWFDDLPHTTFLIFKGINLLVKSKAFQYTMYVVVAVNGVWILVETYMLNSGFSWSRMVPWSYIVFLTIYGVEVLLKITGLGPLAYFSSGWNLFDFSVTVFAFLGLITLAFDMEPFYFIVVLRPLQLLRLFKIKQRYRNVLDTMFELFPRMASLGLTLIIFYYSFAIVGMEFFADVVYPNCCNTSTVADSYRQINVTIGNRTVLDEGYYYLNNFNNILSSFVTLFELTVVNNWYITMEGVTSMTTHWSRLYFMTFYIVTMVVMTIIVAFILDAFVFRMNYSRKNKEPLLDPEDENGIGFEMCV